TTTATATAACATGTATGGCGTTCCAGTCTCGATTTGAGATTCTAGAATTTTCTCCCACAATTCATGCGCTTTGATCGTTTTTCTACCTTTACCTGCTTTTTCATAATCCGTGTACATTTTTTCAAATTCTTCACCATACACATCATACAATCCTGGACATTCGTTTGGACACATTAAAGTCCAATTCCCGTCTTCTTGTACACGCTTCATGAATAAATCTGAAGTCCACATCGCAAAGAATAAATCTCTAGCACGCATTTCTTCTTTTCCAGTATTCTTTTTCAAGTCTAAGAAGTCAAAGATATCCGCATGCCACGTTTCGATATAAATAGCAAAACTTCCTTTACGTTTTCCTCCACCTTGATCTACATAACGTGCTGTATCATTAAACACACGCAACATAGGAACAATCCCGTTTGACGTTCCGTTAGTACCACGTATATAAGAACCTGTCGCACGAACATTATGAATAGAAAGACCTACTCCACCTGCTGATTGAGAAATTTTTGCCGTTTGTTTCAACGTATCATAAATTCCATCAATACTATCATCTTGCATAGCCAAAAGGAAACAAGAAGACATTTGTGGTTTTGGAGTTCCTGAATTAAACAAGGTTGGCGTAGCATGTGTAAAGAACTTTTTAGACATTAAGTCATACGTTTCTAAAACAGAATCTAAATCATCCAAGTGAATCCCCACAGAAACACGCATCAACATATGTTGTGGTCGCTCTACAATTTTCCCGTTTATTTTAAGCAAATAAGAACGTTCTAATGTTTTGAAACCAAAATAATCGTAGTTAAAATCTCTATTGTATATAATATGTGAATTTAAAAATTCAGCATTTTCTTGAATTACTTTATGTACTTCTTCTGATAATAATGGTGCTTTTTGACCATTTCTTGGATTTACATAATGAAACATTTCGTTCATCGTTTCTGAGAACGATTTGTTGGTATTCGAATGTAAATTTGAAATGGCAATTCGAGCCGCTAATTGAGCATAATCAGGGTGTGCGATAGTCATTGACGCTGCTGTTTCAGCTGCCAAATTATCCAATTCTGATGTCGAAACCCCATCGTAAAGTCCTTCAATAACACGCATTGCCACTTTCACAGCATCTACCAAATCATTTAAACCATAGCATAACTTTTTAATTCTATCCGTGATTTTGTCAAACATTACTGGTTCTTTGTGACCATCTCTTTTAATTACATACATAAGCTCAATTGTTTTTTAAAAAACAGAAAATCCCTTTTCTATTTTTTGGGTATTTGTTAATTTTTTTTGGGAAGCTAATCCCGCTCTCATTCCTATCTTTGTGTTTTTTAAAGAAAAAAACACAAAGGATATTCCCTTCCATCGGGGCTAGGTGCCACCGGTAACCTAAAAGCTAATTTCTAAAAATCAGCATCAAAAGATATTTTTTGAGCATCACCATCCGTGTTCATCACACCTGATTTTTGATATTCAGCCACTTTCTTTTCGAAGAAATTGGTTTTCCCTTGCAATGAAATCATATCCATAAAATCAAAAGGATTTGTAGTATTGTATTCTCTTTCACAACCTAATTCCACCAATAATCTATCAGCCACAAACTCTAAATATTGAGTCATCAATACGGCATTCATCCCTATCAAACTTACAGGAAGTGATTCTGTAATAAATTCTCTTTCGATGTTTAACGCATCTACAATAATACTTCTAATTCTTTCTTTTGGCACTTTATTCACCAAGTGATGGTTGTGTAAATGCACTGCAAAATCACAATGAACTCCTTCGTCACGAGAAATCAACTCATTAGAAAAAGTTAATCCAGGCATTAATCCACGTTTTTTCAACCAGTAAATAGAACAAAATGCTCCCGAGAAGAAAATCCCTTCTACCGCTGCAAAAGCAATTAATCGTTCTGCAAACGAATCCGATTCAATCCATTGTAAAGCCCAATCTGCTTTTTTCTTAATGGCAGGGAAAACTTCTAATGCATTAAACAATTCATCTTTCTCAGCTTCATCTTTTACATAAGTATCAATTAATAAAGAATACGTTTCACTATGAATATTCTCCATCATGATTTGAAAACCATAAAAGAATTTTGCTTCCGCATATTGTACTTCGTTTACAAAATTTTCAGCTAAATTTTCATTTACGATACCATCTGAAGCAGCAAAAAAAGCTAAGATATGTTTTACAAAATAACGCTCGTCATCAGAAAGTTTATTATTCCAGTCATTTAAATCTTGAGATAGATCTATTTCTTCAGCTGTCCAAAAACTAGCTTCCATACTTTTATAAAATTCCCATATATCATGGTGCTTGATAGGAAAAATTACGAAACGATTTTTATTCTCTTGTAATATTGGTTCAATTTGCGACATTGTAGTTGTTTATTTTTTGAAAATTTATGTATTCCGTGGATTACAAAGATTGGAAAATATTGCCATTATTAAAAGCCAAACTTATCCACAATCGGCACTAGTTTTTAACAAACATAAAAATTAGGATTCTTTTTTGACGTAAATACAATTGACTGAAAAACAGTATTTTAAAAATTTAAAAGTGTCGTTAAGCACCGTAATACATAGGATTTTTAAAATCCAAATACAATGATTTAACAATGTTTTTTTGTTAAATTTTTTCCTTCCAAATAAAAATTAATAGACAATTTGTTTCGGATAATCGAATCGAAAACAAAATACTTTAATCTAAGATGCAAATGAATTAAAGTTTCATCTCAAGAGCCACTTTTTCAAGCTCTAAATACCAATCCTCACCAAATTTTCGAACTAAAGCCTCTTTTACAAATTTATAAACAGGTACTTCAAGCTCTTGACCTAGTGAACAGGCTGGATCACAAATATCCCATTTGTCATAATTAACAGCGGCAAATTCAGTAAAATCTTTTACACGTATTGGATACAAATGACAAGAAACAGGTTTTTTCCAGTCAATTATTCCTTGATTGTAGGCTTGTTCAATACCACAAAGTGCCGTTTTACCATCAAAAATAACATAAGCACAATCTTTATTGTCAATCAGTGGCGTTTCAAGATCACCATCTGTTCCTTTTACCCAAACTCCTTGTGCCTCAATAGCTTCAATTCCTTGTTTACGAAGAAATGGTTTTACTTTTGGATAGATTTCTTCCAGAATTTTTGTCTCCTCTAAACTTAGTGGTGCACCAGCATCTCCATCTACACAACAAGCGCCCTTACAAGCAGACAAATTGCAAACAAAATCTTTACTTAATATATCTTCTGAGACGATGGTTTTTCCTAACTGAAACATGCTTTTTTTTATAACTATTGAGAATGCAAAGGTAGCATTAAAGTAATCAAGTTGCAAAGGAAAGCGTCATAAGCAATAAAACCACTGCGGTTTAAACCACTATTATTAAAGACCATAAATAAACCCGTACAGCAACTCTGTTTTTTATTTAGGAACAATTTCTTTTTTTAACACAAATAGTTCATTTTTAATCAATTTACATCAAAAAAAGAGAGAGAAATAGCTATCTCCGTAAAGCATTTAAAAATCAAAAATAATTGTACTTTTGTGCCCATAAAAAATTAAAAAAATGTTTGAGTTAAGTTGGAAAGAAATTGCTACCGTTGGAATGGTATTGTTTGCCGTAATTGATATTTTAGGAAGCATTCCTATTATTGTTGATTTACGTACTAAAGTAGGGCATATCCAGTCTGAGAAAGCCACTATTGTAGCCATGATCATTATGATTCTATTTCTTTTTGCTGGAGAAGAATTGCTAAACATAATTGGAATTGATGTCAATTCATTTGCAGTGGCTGGTTCTTTTGTATTATTTTTTCTAGCTTTAGAAATGATTTTAGGTATTCGTTTATATAAGGACGAAGAGGAATCTACAACTGCTTCAATCGTTCCCATTGCCTTCCCATTAATTGCTGGCGCTGGAACCATGACCACTTTGTTATCCTTAAAATCTCAATACCATACAATCAACATCATTATTGCCATTTTACTCAATATGATCGTCGTTTACCTAGTTTTAAAATCATCTTCAAAAATCGAGCAAATGCTTGGAAAATCTGGCTTAGGTGTCATCAGAAAAGTTTTTGGAGTTGTTTTGCTGGCAATTGCTGTTAAATTATTCGGCGCTAATGTTAAAGGTTTGTTTGTCTAATATTTTTTTTTATAAATTTACCCCCTAATGTACTCTGTAAATATAATCTGATTTTTAAGAGAAAAACATTTTTTAAAAAGAACACTCTCAATATTTTTTATATTTTCGGAACAAAAAAAAAAACATTATGAAAATCTTTACTAACATATTAGTGTTTCTAGCATTGGCACTTATTGTTTTCAATATTACTTTGTTAGACTTCAAACACCCGTTTCAAGGAGATAGCGTAGTTGCTTTCATAGGAATTGCCGCTTCGTTTTGTGCTGTATTAATTCTTTTAATTTTTAGAATGTCTAAAAAGATAGAAGAAAAAATGAATGATAAGTTATAACACCTATGTTCGATGTATTAATTATTGGTGGTGGAGTTTCAGGGATATCTTGTGCACTTGTCTTAGGTTCTGCAAAAAACAAATCCTTTGTCACTGACAAGCAAATTGGAGTTATCACTCATCAAAAAGCATCTTCGCTTCAGGACGCCCTTTTTAATAATGCCTATGGAATTGCTCCAGGAACATTAGGGACTACTCTACTACAAGAAAGTACACAACATTTATCAGAGGCTTATCCTCATATAAAGCAAATACCAAACGAAAAAGTCCTTAAAGTTGAAGGGGTTTATCCAGAGTTTACTATTACTACAAATAAAAACACCTATACAAGTAAAATTGTTGTTATTGGTATAGGATCCGCAAATACGTTTGCTATTGAAGGATTAATGCAATATGTAGAACCACACCGAAAAGCACTACCCGAAAAACAACGAATCCAGCTACAAAATTCAGATCATAAAGTCGCTGATGGAATTTATGTTATCGGAACTTTGGCAGGATGGAGAAGCCAGCTGGCTATTGCTGCAGGAAGTGGCGCTGCGGTAGCTACAGATATTCTTACTTTATGGAATAACGGCATCCAAACCCATGCGCACGACAGCATTAGATAAATAGAAATTAGCATATTAGAAAATTAATAGTAGATTTACCTTTTTTATAAATCAACACTATGTTTTCATTTCTACTTGGCCTACTCAGACTTATCGTTTTTATCCTATATATTTCCTTTTTTTCATTAACCTTTTATTTGGCAAGTTTTTTTTGGAGTGAAAAAACTACAAATCGCAATGCCCTAATCCTACGTGATTTTATAATAAAAACAACAAATCAAATTTTAGGAATCCGCACTATTGTTTATGGTGAATTACCGAAAACTCAAGGGTTAATTGTAGCCAATCACCGTTCTTATTTTGATCCAATAGTAATTGTAAGTCATATTCATGCTTATCCTGTAGGCAAAAAAGAAGTAGCGTCATGGCCACTTATTGGCTATCTCTGTAAAATATCAGGAGTGATTTTTGTTGAACGAGAGTGCCAAGACAGCAGACAGAAAACGTGTGACATGATCAAGAAAACACTAAATGAAGGATCTTCAATAATTAATTTCCCTGAAGGAACAACTGATATTTTACCCACCACATTACCTTTTAATTATGGTTCGTTTAAAACTGCAACTCAAATAAAAGCAGCAATAATTCCTGTTGCAATAGACTATAAAGTAAAATCAGATGCCTTTGTAAATGACGACACTTTTATCCCTCATTTTTTAAAATGTTTTGGAAAACCAATTACCGAAATAAAGATTACTTATTTCCCACCAATCTATTCCAATGATGCTGAATTTTTATTAAATACATCTAAAGTAATGATTGACAAAGAACTTATTCGCTTTAGAAAAGATTGGGATAGTGAAAAATAAAAGACCTTAAAAAGAATCAATTTACTAAGAAACCGATACGGAATGAATCTTATTTCTTCTCCAAAATTTCCTTTGTAATAGCATTAACTTCTTTTATCAATAAAGGAAAAGCAGGCTCAGGCATGGAGACATGATCAAATCCTTCGAGCTTGTATAACGTAGTACGTTTGTGACCTGCAAGTTTCATCATACGCCACATATAGGCATTTTCTTCATAACGCCCCAGCATTTCCAATTCAGGATCACCCGTAATAAGTACTAAGGGTGGCGCATCAGGACGAACAAAATAAAGAGGTGCATATTCATCTATTAAAGGCTGAATATCATTCATCCCTTTTTCTTTACGAATGGTAAAATGAGTAATTGTATGCCCACTAAAAGGAATGTTTCCTGCTATTTTATTGGCGTCAATGCCATACTTACTTAAATACTTTTTATCAAGACCTACCATCATAATAAGATAACCGCCAGCCGAATGCCCCGATAAAAAAATTAAATTCGGATTCCCTCCATAATTACTAATATGTTGAAAAGCCCACGCTATCGCCGCAGCAGCATCCTCAATATACACTGGTGCTTTCACTTTGGGTGAAAACCTATAGCCTACTCCTATTACTGCGAAACCTTTTTCTAATAATGCAGTTGGTATTTCTTTATGTCCTCCAGTAAGTCCTCCTCCATGAAACCAAACCACTGTAGCGAAATTGCTCGTTTTTTTAGGATAATAAATATCCAAAGTACATTGAGAGTCTATATATTTATCACTTTTACTTAGTGAATCTGAATAATAATGAATGTCTTTTTCTAACGAATATTGTTGTTGTGCAATTCCCGAAAAAGTCGATAATAGTACCAGTAAAAAAAAGAGTTTCTTCATCATTATTTTTAAAATTAAAATCTTAACCTATCACAAATTGAGATGTATTTATTTTAAGACTGCTTTTATCATTGCGTCTTCTTTTAAAATCACCTCATAATAACTGCTCTCTCCATAAAACTGTCTAGCTAGTTCGGCTGTAAGGTATCGCTTCACAATCGCCTTGTTTTTGACAAATTTTATATCCAATCCATTTTTGGAAAGAAACTTTTGGAAAGCATTAAAATACAAATCGGTTTCGTTCATTTTTGCAACAAATTGCTCTAAAGACAATCCTTTAAAAACAGTACGGTTTTTGTCTAATTGTTCGAAAACAAAATTTCCAACAATTCCAGATTGCATGAGATAAACAGTGTTCTCATTTCCGTGTTCTAAAGCAATAGGAACAAAAACATCAGGAACAATCCCTCCGCCACCGTAAACTAGTTTCCCTTTTGGCGTTTTGAATTTTAGACTATCCACTACTTTAATACTGTCTTTCTCGTACAATTCCCCATTAGCAAATCGAGATTCCGACTCCTTAAAATAGGATTCATTCCCTTTTGTGTACGGTTTTTGTATAGAGCGACCAGTGGGGGTATAATATCTAGCAACAGTTAATCTAACTGCCGAACCATCGTCAAAATCCATTTCACGCTGTACTAATCCTTTCCCAAAAGAACGACGTCCCACAATAGTTCCTCGGTCATTATCTTGTATAGCACCCGCTAAAATCTCACTTGCTGAAGCACTATTCTCATTAATTAAAACAAAAACATTTCCAGTTTCAAAGTCTCCTTTTTTTGTTGCATAGGTTTTATCAACCTTCCCTTTTTTATTTTTGGTGAAAACAATTAACTCTTTATCTTTCAATAATTCATCAGCAATTTCAATGGCTTCTTCCATGTATCCACCACCATTATCCCTAAGATCAATAACCAATGTTTGAGCACCTTCTTTTTTCAATTTCAACAAACCAACTTTAAATTCCTCATAAGTGGTTTCTGCAAATCGGTTTATTTTTATATATCCTGTTTTGGCATTTAGTAATAATGAAACATCCACACTTTTTAAAGGAATGACATCTCGGATAATATTTAATTTTAATTTTTTATGCTCCGATTTTCTATAAATAGTGAGTGATACTTCCGAGCCTTTCTCTCCTTTTAAATAGGAATATAAACTATCACTAGGTAATTTACGACCAAATAATTTTGTCTTATCGGCATATAAAATTCGGTCACCCGCTTTGATTCCCGCTTTTGCCGAAGGGCCATTTTCAACTGGTTTTATTATCGCTACTGAATCATTATACATGTAAAAATTAACGCCAATTCCCACAAAATTACCTTTCATGTTTTCTGCAACTTGCGCTTGCTCACTTGGCGGAACATATACAGAATGTGGATCTAGTTGTCCTAAAATATTATCAACTGTAATATTCACAATTGAATCCGTATTTACATCATCAACGTACTCATTATCAATGAAATCAATTAATTTATTGAGTTTGTTTTTAGAACTACTTTTTGCTACTAGAAAATCATCATTGGAATTATTAAAATACTTACCAAGAACGATCCCCAACGACAGCGTTGCACAAATAATTATAGGCAAATATATTTTATTGATGTTCATTTATTCTTCTAATAATGGAATATGTTCGACCACCACACCCGCTTTCTTTAAAAACTGAATTCCAGAATCATCTCGATATCCTTTGTGATACACTACTCTCTTTATACCCGATTGATGTATCAATTTACTACATTCTTTACAGGGTGAAAGTGTAATATACAAAGTTGCTCCTTCGCAGGATTGAGTAGATCTTGCCACCTTTAATATGGCATTAGCTTCTGCATGTAAAACATCCCAACGTGTTAATCCTTCTTCGTCTTCACAACAATTTTCAAAACCAGAAGGAGTTCCATTATATCCATCAGAAATTATCATTCGGTCGCGAACAATAATAGCACCTACTTGTTTGCGCTTACAGTAGGACAAAAGCCCCCACTCTGTTGCAATTCTGAGGTAGGCTTTATCGTACTTATTTAACTTTTTATCTTCCATTTTATTATCTGAACCAAATTTCATTTTCAATAATCATAGGCAATACTACCCCTATTATAAATGCTGACATAACCAAAGTCCAATCTCTTTTAGAAAACCTAAAAATGGTTTGAACAATATATGACAAAACTAAAACAATAAAAACAACTACAATTTGTGCCGCCTCAATACCTAAGGCAAATTCTCCTAATGGCAGTAATTTAGAGGTTGCCGTTCCGCCAAGAATGGATTTAAAATAATTTGAAAATCCCAAACCATGAACAATCCCAAAGAACAGTACAATAAAAAATACCAAATTAATGCTTTCTTTCTTGTTCGACTTACCAGCTGTAAAAAGGTTAAATAGCGCCGTTACTAATATGGTTATAGGAATTAATAATTCTACAACATTAACTTTAATAGCAATAATTCCAAATACAGAAAGAATCAAGGCCATAGTATGCCCAAT
The Flavobacterium sp. WC2421 genome window above contains:
- a CDS encoding ribonucleoside-diphosphate reductase subunit alpha produces the protein MYVIKRDGHKEPVMFDKITDRIKKLCYGLNDLVDAVKVAMRVIEGLYDGVSTSELDNLAAETAASMTIAHPDYAQLAARIAISNLHSNTNKSFSETMNEMFHYVNPRNGQKAPLLSEEVHKVIQENAEFLNSHIIYNRDFNYDYFGFKTLERSYLLKINGKIVERPQHMLMRVSVGIHLDDLDSVLETYDLMSKKFFTHATPTLFNSGTPKPQMSSCFLLAMQDDSIDGIYDTLKQTAKISQSAGGVGLSIHNVRATGSYIRGTNGTSNGIVPMLRVFNDTARYVDQGGGKRKGSFAIYIETWHADIFDFLDLKKNTGKEEMRARDLFFAMWTSDLFMKRVQEDGNWTLMCPNECPGLYDVYGEEFEKMYTDYEKAGKGRKTIKAHELWEKILESQIETGTPYMLYKDAANRKSNQKNLGTIRSSNLCTEIMEYTSPDEVAVCNLASLSLPMFVENGKFDHDALYKVTKRVTRNLNKVIDRNYYPVEEAKNSNMRHRPIGLGVQGLADAFIMLRLPFTSDEAKKLNQEIFETLYFAAVTASMEMAKEEGPYSTFKGSPISQGEFQHNLWGMKDEELSGRWDWGSLRKEVVEHGVRNSLLVAPMPTASTSQILGNNEAFEPYTSNIYTRRVLSGEFIVVNKHLLHDLVERGLWNETLKQELMRNNGSVQDLNIPQDLKELYKTVWEMSMKDIIDMSRQRGYFVDQSQSLNLFMQNANYSKLTSMHFYAWQSGLKTGMYYLRTKAAVDAIKFTLNNDKKTEPIEIKEQEVAIAVEAVEPAAMSAEEYRAMIELAKNAGPDDCEMCGS
- a CDS encoding ribonucleotide-diphosphate reductase subunit beta, whose translation is MSQIEPILQENKNRFVIFPIKHHDIWEFYKSMEASFWTAEEIDLSQDLNDWNNKLSDDERYFVKHILAFFAASDGIVNENLAENFVNEVQYAEAKFFYGFQIMMENIHSETYSLLIDTYVKDEAEKDELFNALEVFPAIKKKADWALQWIESDSFAERLIAFAAVEGIFFSGAFCSIYWLKKRGLMPGLTFSNELISRDEGVHCDFAVHLHNHHLVNKVPKERIRSIIVDALNIEREFITESLPVSLIGMNAVLMTQYLEFVADRLLVELGCEREYNTTNPFDFMDMISLQGKTNFFEKKVAEYQKSGVMNTDGDAQKISFDADF
- a CDS encoding DUF3109 family protein codes for the protein MFQLGKTIVSEDILSKDFVCNLSACKGACCVDGDAGAPLSLEETKILEEIYPKVKPFLRKQGIEAIEAQGVWVKGTDGDLETPLIDNKDCAYVIFDGKTALCGIEQAYNQGIIDWKKPVSCHLYPIRVKDFTEFAAVNYDKWDICDPACSLGQELEVPVYKFVKEALVRKFGEDWYLELEKVALEMKL
- a CDS encoding MarC family protein, with product MFELSWKEIATVGMVLFAVIDILGSIPIIVDLRTKVGHIQSEKATIVAMIIMILFLFAGEELLNIIGIDVNSFAVAGSFVLFFLALEMILGIRLYKDEEESTTASIVPIAFPLIAGAGTMTTLLSLKSQYHTINIIIAILLNMIVVYLVLKSSSKIEQMLGKSGLGVIRKVFGVVLLAIAVKLFGANVKGLFV
- a CDS encoding FAD-dependent oxidoreductase yields the protein MFDVLIIGGGVSGISCALVLGSAKNKSFVTDKQIGVITHQKASSLQDALFNNAYGIAPGTLGTTLLQESTQHLSEAYPHIKQIPNEKVLKVEGVYPEFTITTNKNTYTSKIVVIGIGSANTFAIEGLMQYVEPHRKALPEKQRIQLQNSDHKVADGIYVIGTLAGWRSQLAIAAGSGAAVATDILTLWNNGIQTHAHDSIR
- a CDS encoding lysophospholipid acyltransferase family protein, which gives rise to MASFFWSEKTTNRNALILRDFIIKTTNQILGIRTIVYGELPKTQGLIVANHRSYFDPIVIVSHIHAYPVGKKEVASWPLIGYLCKISGVIFVERECQDSRQKTCDMIKKTLNEGSSIINFPEGTTDILPTTLPFNYGSFKTATQIKAAIIPVAIDYKVKSDAFVNDDTFIPHFLKCFGKPITEIKITYFPPIYSNDAEFLLNTSKVMIDKELIRFRKDWDSEK
- a CDS encoding alpha/beta hydrolase, encoding MMKKLFFLLVLLSTFSGIAQQQYSLEKDIHYYSDSLSKSDKYIDSQCTLDIYYPKKTSNFATVVWFHGGGLTGGHKEIPTALLEKGFAVIGVGYRFSPKVKAPVYIEDAAAAIAWAFQHISNYGGNPNLIFLSGHSAGGYLIMMVGLDKKYLSKYGIDANKIAGNIPFSGHTITHFTIRKEKGMNDIQPLIDEYAPLYFVRPDAPPLVLITGDPELEMLGRYEENAYMWRMMKLAGHKRTTLYKLEGFDHVSMPEPAFPLLIKEVNAITKEILEKK
- a CDS encoding S41 family peptidase: MNINKIYLPIIICATLSLGIVLGKYFNNSNDDFLVAKSSSKNKLNKLIDFIDNEYVDDVNTDSIVNITVDNILGQLDPHSVYVPPSEQAQVAENMKGNFVGIGVNFYMYNDSVAIIKPVENGPSAKAGIKAGDRILYADKTKLFGRKLPSDSLYSYLKGEKGSEVSLTIYRKSEHKKLKLNIIRDVIPLKSVDVSLLLNAKTGYIKINRFAETTYEEFKVGLLKLKKEGAQTLVIDLRDNGGGYMEEAIEIADELLKDKELIVFTKNKKGKVDKTYATKKGDFETGNVFVLINENSASASEILAGAIQDNDRGTIVGRRSFGKGLVQREMDFDDGSAVRLTVARYYTPTGRSIQKPYTKGNESYFKESESRFANGELYEKDSIKVVDSLKFKTPKGKLVYGGGGIVPDVFVPIALEHGNENTVYLMQSGIVGNFVFEQLDKNRTVFKGLSLEQFVAKMNETDLYFNAFQKFLSKNGLDIKFVKNKAIVKRYLTAELARQFYGESSYYEVILKEDAMIKAVLK
- a CDS encoding cytidine/deoxycytidylate deaminase family protein, producing MEDKKLNKYDKAYLRIATEWGLLSYCKRKQVGAIIVRDRMIISDGYNGTPSGFENCCEDEEGLTRWDVLHAEANAILKVARSTQSCEGATLYITLSPCKECSKLIHQSGIKRVVYHKGYRDDSGIQFLKKAGVVVEHIPLLEE
- a CDS encoding HupE/UreJ family protein; the protein is MSEFWIYFQIGLKHVLDIHSYDHVLFLIALAVPFSFRDWKRIILLVSLFTIGHTMALILSVFGIIAIKVNVVELLIPITILVTALFNLFTAGKSNKKESINLVFFIVLFFGIVHGLGFSNYFKSILGGTATSKLLPLGEFALGIEAAQIVVVFIVLVLSYIVQTIFRFSKRDWTLVMSAFIIGVVLPMIIENEIWFR